A portion of the Micromonospora vinacea genome contains these proteins:
- a CDS encoding LURP-one-related/scramblase family protein, with the protein MFVIRERFFSIGDDFDVLDEHGTKVFHVDGKVLSVRNKVVIEDAAGQEVATLHRHLVALRPTYEIRIGGEKAAEVRKKLLTPFRDKFTIDVPGPDDLEMKGDLLDHEYVIERDGTEVAAVSKRWLTIRDTYAVQVSAGVDPLLIIGSVLALDLALNRDKKKKVDDD; encoded by the coding sequence ATGTTTGTCATCAGGGAGCGGTTCTTCTCGATCGGCGACGACTTCGACGTGCTCGACGAGCACGGCACCAAGGTCTTCCACGTCGACGGCAAGGTGCTCAGCGTCCGCAACAAGGTCGTGATCGAGGACGCCGCCGGCCAGGAGGTCGCCACGCTGCACCGGCACCTGGTGGCGCTGCGTCCCACGTACGAGATCCGGATCGGCGGCGAGAAGGCCGCGGAGGTTCGCAAGAAACTGCTCACGCCGTTCCGCGACAAGTTCACCATCGACGTGCCGGGGCCCGACGACCTGGAGATGAAGGGTGACCTGCTCGACCACGAGTACGTGATCGAACGCGACGGCACCGAGGTGGCCGCGGTCTCCAAGCGGTGGCTGACGATCCGGGACACCTACGCCGTGCAGGTCAGCGCCGGCGTCGACCCGCTGCTCATCATCGGCAGCGTCCTCGCGCTCGACCTGGCCTTGAACCGTGACAAGAAGAAGAAGGTCGACGACGACTGA
- a CDS encoding ArsR/SmtB family transcription factor produces METLTHGQVLARFGHALSDPLRARLLLALREGPGYPADLADLLGTSRQNLSNHLACLRGCGLVVAVPEGRRSRYALADARLAHALGDLLGLVLAVDPAACSAAQSEGCC; encoded by the coding sequence ATGGAGACTCTGACGCACGGACAGGTCCTGGCCCGCTTCGGTCACGCCCTGTCCGACCCGCTCCGCGCCCGGCTCCTGCTCGCTCTGCGCGAGGGGCCCGGCTACCCGGCGGACCTCGCCGACCTGCTGGGCACGAGCCGGCAGAACCTGTCCAACCACCTGGCGTGCCTGCGGGGCTGCGGCCTCGTCGTCGCGGTGCCGGAGGGTCGCCGTAGCCGCTACGCACTGGCTGACGCCCGCCTCGCGCACGCCCTCGGAGACCTCCTCGGTCTGGTCCTGGCCGTCGATCCGGCCGCCTGCTCCGCCGCCCAGTCCGAGGGGTGCTGCTGA
- a CDS encoding cation transporter, translating into MNAPLPSMSVGPSPARRLILIRRVRLFVAATITYNLIEAVIAISAGRMASSTALIGFGLDSVIEVASAAAVAWQFSGPDHERRERAALRVIALSFFALAAYVSVESVRALVGADRAEHSTIGLVLAAVSLAVMPVLSAGQRRAGRELGSSSAVADSKQTLLCTYLSAVLLVGLAVNSLFGWWWADPAAALIIAAVAVKEGREAWRGDSCCASAAALRYPAAGGDTSECADGCCTTARGPASGSQVQAYRHGYEQR; encoded by the coding sequence ATGAACGCGCCACTTCCGTCGATGTCGGTCGGCCCGTCACCGGCCCGCCGGTTGATCCTGATCCGGCGGGTGCGCCTGTTCGTCGCCGCGACGATCACCTACAACCTGATCGAGGCGGTCATCGCCATCAGCGCCGGGAGGATGGCCTCCTCGACAGCGCTGATCGGGTTCGGGCTCGACTCCGTCATCGAGGTGGCCTCGGCCGCCGCCGTCGCCTGGCAGTTCTCCGGTCCCGACCACGAACGCCGGGAGCGCGCCGCGCTGCGGGTCATCGCGCTGTCGTTCTTCGCCCTCGCCGCGTACGTGTCCGTCGAGTCGGTGCGCGCGCTCGTCGGCGCGGACCGCGCGGAGCATTCCACGATCGGTCTGGTCCTGGCCGCGGTGTCCCTGGCGGTGATGCCGGTCCTGTCGGCCGGGCAACGCCGCGCGGGACGCGAACTCGGATCCTCGTCGGCCGTCGCGGACTCCAAGCAGACCCTGCTGTGCACGTACCTCTCGGCGGTGCTGTTGGTCGGGCTCGCGGTCAACTCGCTCTTCGGTTGGTGGTGGGCCGACCCCGCCGCCGCGTTGATCATCGCCGCAGTCGCGGTCAAGGAAGGCCGCGAAGCCTGGCGCGGCGACAGCTGCTGCGCCTCGGCTGCGGCCCTGCGATACCCCGCCGCAGGCGGCGACACCAGCGAATGCGCCGACGGCTGCTGCACCACCGCGCGTGGGCCTGCATCCGGTTCCCAGGTACAGGCTTACCGTCATGGATATGAGCAGCGATGA
- a CDS encoding MFS transporter, with protein MSAGANRVDDAADAGHVAPTTGRTQVAVGNRQAWRVVVGFGVVSLAADMVYEGARSIYGPLLASLGASAVLVGLITGAGEAAALLLRLVSGPMADRTRRYWTLTIVGYGLTAVCVPLLAVTPILGGAGLAVAAVLILAERLGKAIRSPAKSALLADAASRVGMGRGLGVHKALDQIGAFAGPLLVAAVVAVTAGALWPGLAALTVPAVVAMLLLTTLRARARSSPAERDTSTRSEAAAKTGREPLPRRFHWFAAAMAVCTAGLVTFGLIGFHLVRAGVVATAAVPLMYATAMAAGALAALVTGVLYDRAGAWVLLALPAMIAVVPPLAFGGDLPAAVFGVVVWGAAVGLQDSTVKAMVADLVPRERRATAYGIFAAVQGTGALAGGAAAGLLYDRSVPSLIVAVVLAQAVALLMLIGVLARTRQHRRDPA; from the coding sequence GGGTGGTCGTCGGGTTCGGTGTGGTGAGCCTGGCCGCGGACATGGTGTACGAGGGCGCCCGCTCGATCTACGGGCCGCTCCTGGCCTCGTTGGGCGCATCGGCCGTCCTCGTCGGCCTGATCACGGGTGCCGGGGAGGCCGCGGCGTTACTGCTGCGTCTGGTGTCCGGGCCGATGGCGGACCGGACCCGCCGGTACTGGACCCTGACGATCGTGGGCTACGGGCTGACTGCGGTCTGCGTACCGCTGCTTGCGGTGACTCCGATTCTGGGCGGCGCCGGCCTGGCAGTGGCCGCGGTGCTGATCCTCGCCGAGCGGCTCGGTAAAGCCATCCGCAGCCCGGCCAAGTCGGCACTGCTCGCCGATGCCGCGAGTCGGGTCGGGATGGGCCGCGGGCTGGGCGTACACAAAGCCCTCGACCAGATCGGCGCGTTCGCTGGTCCGCTGCTGGTCGCCGCGGTCGTCGCGGTCACCGCCGGCGCGCTGTGGCCGGGGCTGGCGGCGCTGACCGTGCCGGCCGTGGTGGCGATGCTCCTGCTGACCACGCTTCGGGCACGGGCCCGTAGCTCTCCGGCAGAGCGGGACACCAGCACACGGTCAGAGGCTGCGGCGAAGACCGGTCGGGAACCGCTGCCGCGCAGATTCCACTGGTTCGCGGCGGCGATGGCGGTGTGCACAGCGGGCCTGGTGACCTTTGGGCTGATCGGTTTCCATCTGGTGCGCGCGGGCGTGGTCGCGACGGCGGCGGTGCCGCTGATGTACGCGACGGCGATGGCCGCTGGTGCGCTCGCCGCACTGGTGACCGGGGTGCTCTACGACAGGGCCGGGGCGTGGGTCTTGCTGGCGCTACCCGCCATGATTGCCGTCGTGCCGCCGCTGGCGTTCGGTGGTGATCTGCCGGCGGCGGTGTTCGGGGTCGTGGTCTGGGGCGCTGCCGTCGGGCTGCAGGACTCCACCGTCAAGGCCATGGTCGCCGATCTCGTGCCACGGGAGCGGCGGGCCACCGCGTACGGCATCTTCGCCGCCGTGCAGGGCACCGGAGCCCTGGCCGGCGGTGCCGCGGCGGGGCTGCTCTACGACCGCTCGGTGCCAAGCCTGATCGTCGCCGTGGTGCTCGCCCAGGCCGTCGCCCTGCTCATGCTCATCGGCGTACTGGCTCGAACGCGCCAGCACCGACGCGACCCTGCCTGA